One Ahaetulla prasina isolate Xishuangbanna chromosome 1, ASM2864084v1, whole genome shotgun sequence DNA window includes the following coding sequences:
- the LOC131185882 gene encoding uncharacterized protein LOC131185882: MVLVPSEFPRAVFPLRTPSGGLIRLRDQQSSASVFFEVSLSGSGISGCSAQQMASGPSLCLSTYPTDSQSSSQAYLGKIRTDSGRPILAQETLVCRPFDPVSSGTVEDPGQPGVSSSGTSSTPRAAMATPSRVEIERSVLIRAKVPGQVIPTMLASRRDSTKRIYEATWRAFERWCAPQGIVTSSASVLDILAFLQRGLDSGLATNTLKRQVAAISTVLRCGSLVSLSKEPLIQQFFRGANNVNPPVVHRFPSWRLNAVLNALTKAPFEPLRDSSLRILSLKVAFLIAITSARRISELSALSIRQDLCTFLNDRVVLRLDPTFLPKVNSQFHRSQEVVLPNFCPSPRHNLERLWHTLDVRRALKIYIERTSSFRKTEALFVSFQPLSLGQKVTKSVLARWIRAAIATAYESQSLPIPRRITAHSTRSAASSAAWGAQASIEEICRAATWSNPSSFIRHYRVDSYASADAAFGRRVLQTVLSQQ, translated from the coding sequence ATGGTCCTTGTCCCCAGCGAATTTCCAAGAGCTGTGTTCCCGCTTCGGACTCCCTCAGGTGGACTTATTCGCCtccgagaccaacaatcaagtgccTCGGTTTTTTTCGAGGTTTCCCTCTCGGGGAGCGGAATCAGTGGATGCTCTGCGCAGCAGATGGCCTCAGGGCCTTCTCTATGCCTTTCCACCTATCCCACTGATTCCCAGAGTAGTTCGCAAGCTTATCTTGGAAAAATCAGAACTGATTCTGGTCGCCCcattctggcccaggagaccctggtttgcaGACCTTTTGACCCTGTCAGTTCGGGAACCGTGGAGGATCCCGGACAGCCAGGTGTCTCTTCTTCAGGGACCAGTTCGACACCCCGAGCCGCAATGGCTACgcctagccgtgtggagattgagcggagcGTCTTGATTAGGGCTAAGGTTCCAGGTCAAGTCATCCCCACTATGCTAGCTTCCCGCAGAGACTCTACCAAACGGATttacgaggccacgtggcgcGCATTCGAAAGGTGGTGCGCACCTCAAGGTATAGTGACTTCCTCAGCTTCTGTCTTAGACATTTTGGCTTTTCTGCAGCGAGGTCTAGATTCGGGATTGGCGACCAATACGCTCAAGAGACAAGTAGCGGCGATTTCGACAGTCTTGAGATGCGGTTCGCTCGTATCCCTTTCCAAGGAACCGCTCATTCAACAGTTTTTCAGGGGGGCTAACAACGTCAACCCGCCTGTGGTTCACCGATTTCCATCCTGGCGCTTAAATGCTGTACTCAATGCTCTCACTAAGGCACCGTTCGAACCTCTTAGAGACTCATCTCTACGTATTCTGTCACTGAAGGTGGCTtttctgatagccatcacctcAGCCCGCAGAATTTCGGAATTATCGGCTTTATCAATTAGGCAGGATCTTTGCACCTTCCTCAACGACAGAGTGGTGCTACGTCTAGACCCGACCTTCCTTCCGAAGGTTAACAGCCAATTCCATAGGTCGCAGGAGGTCGTTCTGCCTAATTTCTGTCCATCTCCCAGACATAACTTAGAGAGACTATGGCATACTCTGGACGTGAGAAGAGCACTGAAGATATACATTGAGCGGACATCATCCTTCCGTAAAACGGAGGCCCTTTTCGTGTCGTTTCAACCACTGTCGctgggtcagaaggtgaccaagTCGGTGCTGGCCAGATGGATTAGGGCCGCAATTGCCACAGCATATGAGAGTCAATCGCTACCGATCCCGAGAAGGATTACAGCGCACTCTACCAGAAGTGCAGCCTCTTCTGCCGCTTGGGGAGCCCAGGCCTCTATCGAAGAGATCTGCAGAGCGGCGACGT